From the Prochlorococcus sp. MIT 1223 genome, the window AAGGGAGATCGAGTATTACTCAAGTACAAAGGGCAAGATCTTGCTGTAATTGATATAGAAGAAAAATGGATTCCGGACAAAGTAACTGAAGCAAAATTCTGTTATGGAACAACTTCCCTAGAGCATCCAGCAGTCAAAATGATTGCAACAGAAAGAAAAAAATACTACTTAGGAGGCAAAATTCAAGGAATCGAACTACCCGAGAGAGTTTTCCCTTGTAAAACTCCTTCTGAAGTGAGATCAACACTTCCATCAGGAAGTGATGTTGTTGCTTTCCAATGTCGCAATCCTATACACAGAGCACATTATGAGCTTTTTACAAGAGCTCTAAAAGCAGACAATGTAAAAGAGAATGCTGTTGTATTAGTTCATCCAACTTGCGGGCCCACTCAACAAGATGACATACCAGGTCCTGTCAGATTTCAAACTTATGAACGATTAGCGAAAGAAGTTAATAATCCAAGTATTCGTTGGGCATATCTTCCATATTCAATGCACATGGCAGGCCCGCGAGAAGCTCTTCAGCATATGATTATCAGAAGAAACTATGGATGCACTCACTTCATCATTGGAAGGGATATGGCTGGTTGCAAATCGAGCCTTACAGGTGAAGATTTCTACGGAGCTTATGACGCACAGGAATTTGCAAAAGAATGTGCAAAAGAACTTGAGATGAAAACCGTACCTTCATTAAATTTAGTTTTTACAGAAGAAGAAGGTTATGTAACAGCAGAGAAAGCAAAGCAACTGGGGCTTCACATCAAGAAACTCAGTGGAACTCAATTCAGACAAATGCTACGTTCTGGCGAAGAGATACCAGAGTGGTTTGCATTCAAAAGCGTAGTGGATGTTCTAAGGGACTCCAAATAAGCACTAAATCCTATTAACATTACTTTCATAACAGAAAAAGAACCTTGAACAAACGCTGGCGAAACATTAGTCTCTATGTACTAATGGTTATTATTGTAATTTTTGTTGGTAGTGCTTTCTTCGACCAATCTGATACTGCTAAGACTGCCAAAACCCTTCGATATAGTGACTTTTTACAAGCTGTCGAAGGGAATCAAGTTAGTAGAGTCTTAATATCTCCAGACAATGGAACTGCTCAAGTTGTCGAAAATGATGGAAGTCGAGCAAAAGTAAATCTTGCACCAGATAAAGATCTGATAGGACTGCTTGAAGAACACAAAGTAGATATAGCTGTTCAACCGACAACTGAACCAAAACCCTTACAGCAAGCCGCAACTAGCTTGCTTTTTCCCATAATTTTACTAGGGGGTATATTCTTTCTTTTTCGAAGATCTCAATCAGGCGGTGGTGGCAACCCAGCCATGAGTTTTGGAAAAAGTAAAGCCAGATTGCAAATGGAACCATCCACCCAAGTCACATTTGGGGATGTTGCTGGTATTGAAGGAGCCAAGCTTGAATTAGCAGAAGTTGTGGACTTTCTAAAAAATCCTGATCGATTTACGGCAGTTGGAGCGAAAATACCAAAGGGCGTTTTGTTAGTTGGCCCTCCTGGAACTGGAAAAACACTTCTTGCTAAGGCAGTTGCAGGAGAAGCGGCAGTTCCTTTCTTTTCAATATCAGGATCAGAATTTGTAGAAATGTTTGTTGGAGTTGGAGCGAGCAGAGTAAGAGACCTCTTTGAACAAGCTAAAAAAAATGCGCCATGCATTGTATTTATAGACGAAATAGATGCCGTTGGTAGGCAAAGAGGAGCAGGACTTGGAGGAGGTAATGATGAGAGAGAGCAAACTCTAAATCAACTATTAACAGAGATGGATGGATTTGAAGGTAATACTGGAATTATCATTATTGCGGCTACTAATAGACCTGATGTACTTGATGCAGCTCTAATGCGGCCAGGTAGATTTGATCGTCAAGTAACTGTAGATAGACCAGACTACCAAGGCAGATTACAAATATTAAACGTACATGCCAGAGGCAAAACTCTTGCTAAAAATGTTGATCTAGATCAAATCGCAAGAAGAACACCAGGCTTTACTGGAGCAGACCTAGCAAATCTTTTAAACGAATCTGCAATTCTTGCTGCAAGAAAAAATCTAACGGAAGTTAGCAATGAGGAAGTAGGAAATGCTATCGAAAGGATTATGGCTGGACCAGAGAAAAAAGATCGTGTTATGAGTGAAAGGCGCAAAAAACTAGTTGCTTACCATGAAGCTGGCCATGCGGTTGTGGGCGCATTAATGCCCGATTACGATCCAGTGCAAAAGGTATCTATTATTCCAAGAGGACAAGCTGGCGGGCTAACCTTTTTCACACCTAGTGAAGAAAGAATGGAATCAGGACTTTATTCAAGATCATATTTGCAAAATCAAATGGCTGTAGCTTTAGGAGGGCGTGTAGCAGAAGAAATTATTTTTGGAGAAGATGAAGTAACGACTGGCGCATCTAATGACCTCAAACAAGTGGCTCAGGTCGCAAGGCAAATGATCATGAAATTTGGGATGAGCGACAAACTAGGCCCTATTGCATTAGGGAGATCTCAAGGAGGAATGTTTCTTGGCAGAGATATTGCTGCAGAGAGGGATTTCTCAGAAGACACTGCTGCAACAATAGATTCAGAGGTATCTGAACTTGTTGAAATTGCATATAAACGAGCAAATAAAGTTCTCAAAGAAAACCGAGTAGTTCTTGATGAGTTAGCTGAGATGCTGATTGAACAAGAA encodes:
- the sat gene encoding sulfate adenylyltransferase: MSPNKYSYANQLDLIPPYGDELINLMAPINELKNLKQSANKTLECSDRNACDIELLVIGGFSPARGFMNKADYESVVRKHRTTSGHLFGLPIVLDTDQEDLQKGDRVLLKYKGQDLAVIDIEEKWIPDKVTEAKFCYGTTSLEHPAVKMIATERKKYYLGGKIQGIELPERVFPCKTPSEVRSTLPSGSDVVAFQCRNPIHRAHYELFTRALKADNVKENAVVLVHPTCGPTQQDDIPGPVRFQTYERLAKEVNNPSIRWAYLPYSMHMAGPREALQHMIIRRNYGCTHFIIGRDMAGCKSSLTGEDFYGAYDAQEFAKECAKELEMKTVPSLNLVFTEEEGYVTAEKAKQLGLHIKKLSGTQFRQMLRSGEEIPEWFAFKSVVDVLRDSK
- the ftsH gene encoding ATP-dependent zinc metalloprotease FtsH encodes the protein MNKRWRNISLYVLMVIIVIFVGSAFFDQSDTAKTAKTLRYSDFLQAVEGNQVSRVLISPDNGTAQVVENDGSRAKVNLAPDKDLIGLLEEHKVDIAVQPTTEPKPLQQAATSLLFPIILLGGIFFLFRRSQSGGGGNPAMSFGKSKARLQMEPSTQVTFGDVAGIEGAKLELAEVVDFLKNPDRFTAVGAKIPKGVLLVGPPGTGKTLLAKAVAGEAAVPFFSISGSEFVEMFVGVGASRVRDLFEQAKKNAPCIVFIDEIDAVGRQRGAGLGGGNDEREQTLNQLLTEMDGFEGNTGIIIIAATNRPDVLDAALMRPGRFDRQVTVDRPDYQGRLQILNVHARGKTLAKNVDLDQIARRTPGFTGADLANLLNESAILAARKNLTEVSNEEVGNAIERIMAGPEKKDRVMSERRKKLVAYHEAGHAVVGALMPDYDPVQKVSIIPRGQAGGLTFFTPSEERMESGLYSRSYLQNQMAVALGGRVAEEIIFGEDEVTTGASNDLKQVAQVARQMIMKFGMSDKLGPIALGRSQGGMFLGRDIAAERDFSEDTAATIDSEVSELVEIAYKRANKVLKENRVVLDELAEMLIEQETVNSEELHELLIRNQVKIAEYV